ACGATCAGGACGGCAGCACACAGTGCCACCAGCCAACCTGGACGCAGACGAACCATGACGACGAGACTATCGGGTGTGACCGAACTACCCGACTGGGCCAGACAGCTCGATCTCGCCCCACACCCCGAGGGCGGCTGGTACCGCGAGACCTGGCGTAGCGAACTGACCATCAGCCAGTCCTCGCTGCCGTCGGGGTACTCCGGGCCGCGCAACGGCGGCACCGCGATCCTGTTCCTGTTGATGCCCGGCCAGCAGTCGGCGTGGCATACGGTGCGCAGTGCCGAGCTGTGGTTCCACCACCGGGGCAGTCCGTTGGTTCTGGAGATCGGCGCGGAGAAGACCACCGCGGCCGCGCGACTCCTCGGCCCGGACGTCGCCGCCGGGCAGCATCCACAACTGCTGGTGCCGCCCGGCTACTGGCAACGTGCGGTGCCCCGTGACGACGAGCCCGCCCTGGTCAGTTGTGTGGTGGTGCCGGGCTTCGACTTCGCGGACTTCGCGCTCAGTCCTGCAGCGACGACAGATTGAACTCGGCACCGGTCGGGTCGGCGACCGCGGCCAGCCGGCCGTAGGGCGTGTCCTCGGCCGGGCGCACCACCGAGCCACCGTTGGCGACGATCAGCTCGATGGTCTTGTCGACGTCCTCGGATCCCAGGAACGAGCACCAGTGCGACGGCATCCCCTCGGGCATGAACGCCGCACCGTCCATCACACCGATGAGTGCCTCGCCGTCGAAGTTGGCTGTGCTGTACCGGAATTCATCGGTGTCCGAGACGGTCTCGGTGGTCCAGCCGAACGCCGTGCGATAGAAGTCCAGGGCCTTGGCGTAGTCACGGGTGGTCACCTGGTGATACACCGGTGCACCGGCCTCGTTGAAAACCGCGAAACCCTCGTGTCCGCCCGGCTGCCAGATACCGAAGAACGCACCCGTCGGATCTGTCATCATCGCCATCCGGCCCTTGGCCGGGATGTCCATCACCCCACCGCAGTTGCTCCCGCCGGCCGCGGTAACCGCGGCGACGGCAGCATCCGCGTCGGCCGTGTGCAGGTAGACGGTCCAGGCGTCCGGGGCGTTCCACTGCGGATCGTTGCGCATCAGCCCGGCCACCACCTGGCCGTCGACCGATGCGGTGACGTAGCCACCGTATTCGGGGCCGCCGGTTTCAAAACTCCACCCGAACACCGCACCGTAGAACTGCTTGGCACGCTCGAGGTCAGAGGTGGTCAGGTCGGTCCAGGTGGGGGCGCCCAGCGGGGCGCTCTGGCGGGTAACCACGATGATGTCTCCTTCAGGGTGAGTGATCGGTCGCTAGGTTGACCACGGCCGCACGGAAAACTCATCGCCGCTCAGCAGCCACCGTTGATCGTGTGGTCCGGCCGGCCGCCGTCATCGAGTGTGATCGTGGTGGTACCCGCGCGCGACAGCTCGACTCGCACCGTCCGCGGACCCGTCCATTCGACATCTTTGAGCCCGTCACGTTCGCCGTTGATGCAGCCCAGACTGTTCTCTCGCGACAGCAGACCGTGGTTGGTGAACACCCGCACCGATGTCAGCGTGTCGATCGAAAGTCCGCCGCCCTCGAGCACGACCAGCTCCATGCTGCCGTCCGGTGACGGGAGCCGTTTCACCTCATCGCGGGTGCCGCCGAGTAACGACGCGAACCACACGATGCCGCCCCACACCACCCCGATCAGGACGATCAGCACCACGCCGAGCCACTTGACCAGCGGCTTCCGAATCCCCAGACCGCAGGCGGCGGCCAACGCCACACATCCCGCGACGCCGAAGATCCCCGGATGGAGCAACCAGGGCCGAATCCGGTAGTAGTCGAACAGCAGAAACCCCGAAACGACGAGCCCCCAGAGGAATACGCCGAGAACCGCCACCAGGCCCGCTGCCACCCGCACGCGGTTACTGTACGCAGGTCAGCGGTAGCTCTGAGCGATCCTGGCGCGGTGTTCGGCGGGCGAGCCGAAAAGCGACCGGTTGAGCGCGGCCCGCTTGAGATAGACGTGTACGCCGCTCTCCCAGGTGTAGCCGATGCCCCCGTGCAGTTGCATGGCCTTCCCGGCCACCTCGACCGCTGTGTCGGTGGCGTAGGCCTTGGCCATGGATATCGCAGTTGCGGCGTCGTCGCCATCCGTCGCAACGGCCGCCCCCACCAGCTGACGGGCCACCGAGATCTGAACCATCATGTCCGCACACGCGTGTTTGACGGCCTGGAAGGAGCCGATCGGACGGCCGAACTGTTGCCTGACTCCGGTGTAGGCCACCGTGTTGTCGAGCATGGCCTGGGCGATGCCCAGGCTGTCACAGGCCACCGCGAGGGCGGCCCGATCAGTCAGCGCGCGCACCTGAGTCTCCGGATCACCCTCGAATCGCCATACCGCGTCCTCGTCGACCTCGAGACCCTCGGCCGTCACGGTCGCCAGCCGGCGGGTCTCGTCGAGCACCGGCTGTTCGGTGACCGTGAGGCCGGGTGCGTCGACGGCCACGTCGACCATCATCGCGACCCCGTCTGCGTCGCGGGCCGGCAGCAGCAGCCGCCGGGCGCCTGCGGCGTCGGGCACAAAGGTGGCCCGGCCGTGGACGCGCCAACCCAGCCGGGTGGTGGCCAGCTCGAAGGGGGCCGGCTCGCCTCCTCCGGGCAGGGCGAGGGTTGCCCGGACGTGGCCTGCGACGACATCCCGCAGCAGCGCGTCGCGAGACGCGTTGGGCTGCACCGCATTCAAGGCCCCGATGGCCAGTACGGCACCGCCCAGGTATGCGGTGGGCGCGGCGGCCCGGCCCAACTCCTCGCAGATCACCGCGACCTCGGCGAACGTGGCACCGGCGCCGCCGGCGTCCTCGGGTGCATCCAGGCCGACCCAGCCGGCCGAAACGATTGTCGCCCAGCCGGCCGGGTCGTTGTCGACGTCCTTGGCCAACAGGTCGGCTGCAACCGACCGCAATTCATCATGGATTTCGGAGAATTCGCTCATCTCACACCGCACTCGGTTCTCGGGGCAGGCCCAAGCCGCGTTCACCGATGATGGTGCGCTGGATCTCGCTGGCCCCACCGGGAACGGTCCATTCCCATGATCCGATGAAGTCGAGCATCCAGGCGCCTGACTCCCAGCCGCTGGAAACTGGTTTGGCCAGCACGGTGTGAGCGTTCAGGCCACCGATCTCCGCGCCGAAACCGGTCATCCGTTGCAGCAGTTCGCTGTAGTAGAGCTTGACGATCGACGCATCGGCCGGACCGGCCTTACCCGCCTCCGTGCGTTCGACCAGGTCCCGGCACAGCCCGCGCAGTCCGGTCAACTCGATCTCGAACTGTGCCAACCGGTCTGCCACCACCGGATCGTCGAGCGGTGCGGCCTCCAGCAGCCAGTTGAAGCCCGCGTTGCCCAACCGCTCCGACAACTCCAGCATGGTCATGCCGCGCTCGGCGCCGAGTGTGGCCTGGGCGACCTGCCAGCCCTTGTTCACCGGGCCGATGAGATTGGCTTCCGGTACGGCGACGTCGTTGAGGAAGATCTCGCAGAAATGCGAATCCCCCACCGCGTTTCGGATCGGCCGCACGTCGATGCCGGGGGTGGTCATGTCCATCAGGAAATACGAGATGCCGTGCCGCTTGGGTGCTTCCGGATCGGTGCGGGCGAGCAGCAGGCACCAATCGGCATGCATGGCGCCACTGGCCCAGAGCTTCTGGCCGTTGACGATGAAGTTGTCGCCGTCGGCCTTCGCCGTGGTGCGCAGCGCGGCCAGATCGGAGCCGGCCTCCGGTTCGGAGAATCCCTGCACCCAGATCTCGCCGTCGAGGATGGCGGGCAGATGTCTGTTGCGCTGCTCGTCGGTGCCCGCGGCCAGCAAGGTGGAGGCGGCGTGGTGGATTCCGACGAAGGCCAGCACCAGCCGGGGCGCGTCGTGCGCGGCCAGCTCCTGGTACAGCACAATCTGCTGCGGAACCGACATGCCGCCGCCCCATTCGGCCGGCCAGTGCGGCACCGCATAGCCCGCGGTGTGCAGCTCGGCGAACCAGGACTTCTGGAACGACACGAACTCGTCTGCGCCGACCCCGGTCTGGTTGGGGCGCCAGTCTTTCGGGACGTGGTCCGCGCACCAGTCCTTCACCGTGGCCCGGTAATCATCGATATCGGTCATGACGAGAACAACCCGGTGAGCCCGCGACGGCCGAGCCTGGCAGTCAGAGTGTCGCGGGTCTTGGACACCCCGAAGGGCAAGCGGCGCAACGGCTGGCTATACCGCGACAGCCAGGACAGCATGGTCTCATCGCAGAAGCCGACGGCTCCGTGCAGCTGATGGCACACCCGGAACACCACCTCGGCGGCCTCGATCGCGGCCAGCCGCAGCGCCAGCGCGTCGTC
The genomic region above belongs to Mycolicibacterium sp. HK-90 and contains:
- a CDS encoding cupin domain-containing protein, yielding MTELPDWARQLDLAPHPEGGWYRETWRSELTISQSSLPSGYSGPRNGGTAILFLLMPGQQSAWHTVRSAELWFHHRGSPLVLEIGAEKTTAAARLLGPDVAAGQHPQLLVPPGYWQRAVPRDDEPALVSCVVVPGFDFADFALSPAATTD
- a CDS encoding VOC family protein — encoded protein: MVTRQSAPLGAPTWTDLTTSDLERAKQFYGAVFGWSFETGGPEYGGYVTASVDGQVVAGLMRNDPQWNAPDAWTVYLHTADADAAVAAVTAAGGSNCGGVMDIPAKGRMAMMTDPTGAFFGIWQPGGHEGFAVFNEAGAPVYHQVTTRDYAKALDFYRTAFGWTTETVSDTDEFRYSTANFDGEALIGVMDGAAFMPEGMPSHWCSFLGSEDVDKTIELIVANGGSVVRPAEDTPYGRLAAVADPTGAEFNLSSLQD
- a CDS encoding acyl-CoA dehydrogenase family protein, whose amino-acid sequence is MSEFSEIHDELRSVAADLLAKDVDNDPAGWATIVSAGWVGLDAPEDAGGAGATFAEVAVICEELGRAAAPTAYLGGAVLAIGALNAVQPNASRDALLRDVVAGHVRATLALPGGGEPAPFELATTRLGWRVHGRATFVPDAAGARRLLLPARDADGVAMMVDVAVDAPGLTVTEQPVLDETRRLATVTAEGLEVDEDAVWRFEGDPETQVRALTDRAALAVACDSLGIAQAMLDNTVAYTGVRQQFGRPIGSFQAVKHACADMMVQISVARQLVGAAVATDGDDAATAISMAKAYATDTAVEVAGKAMQLHGGIGYTWESGVHVYLKRAALNRSLFGSPAEHRARIAQSYR
- a CDS encoding acyl-CoA dehydrogenase family protein; this translates as MTDIDDYRATVKDWCADHVPKDWRPNQTGVGADEFVSFQKSWFAELHTAGYAVPHWPAEWGGGMSVPQQIVLYQELAAHDAPRLVLAFVGIHHAASTLLAAGTDEQRNRHLPAILDGEIWVQGFSEPEAGSDLAALRTTAKADGDNFIVNGQKLWASGAMHADWCLLLARTDPEAPKRHGISYFLMDMTTPGIDVRPIRNAVGDSHFCEIFLNDVAVPEANLIGPVNKGWQVAQATLGAERGMTMLELSERLGNAGFNWLLEAAPLDDPVVADRLAQFEIELTGLRGLCRDLVERTEAGKAGPADASIVKLYYSELLQRMTGFGAEIGGLNAHTVLAKPVSSGWESGAWMLDFIGSWEWTVPGGASEIQRTIIGERGLGLPREPSAV